One part of the Candidatus Margulisiibacteriota bacterium genome encodes these proteins:
- a CDS encoding homoserine O-acetyltransferase — MDDVKRLNIRQGQFTFAQKKDFRLESGQKLGPITLAYETYGHLTPQRDNAILVCHALTGNAHVAGRLAGEKKSTGWWEPVVGAGKPFDTDKYFIICSNILGGCSGSTGPSSLDPRTQKPYAMSFPIITIRDMVDAQLRLLTEHFRLSKLKAIVGGSIGGMQTLEWGVRYPQFMDHLIVISTTPKLSSQAIAFNKIGRHAITIDPSWKNGDYYGAPEKIKGLGLARMVAHITYLSEEGMQNKFGRERASRKNLFSFQEKFQVENYLDHQGEKFMQRFDANSYLYLSKAMDLFDLTRGFRSLDAAVKRIQAKALFIYFSSDWLFPEYQSVELIESFQKNKKYILSYKIESKAGHDAFLLEYDKLNPIMQSFLDV; from the coding sequence ATGGACGATGTCAAACGCCTGAATATTCGGCAGGGACAGTTTACCTTTGCGCAAAAAAAAGATTTTCGCCTGGAAAGCGGCCAAAAACTGGGGCCGATCACGCTGGCTTACGAAACTTATGGCCATTTGACGCCCCAGCGGGACAACGCGATACTGGTCTGCCACGCGCTGACCGGCAACGCGCACGTGGCTGGCAGGCTGGCCGGTGAAAAAAAATCGACCGGCTGGTGGGAGCCGGTGGTCGGCGCAGGCAAGCCGTTTGACACGGACAAGTATTTCATCATCTGCTCCAATATTCTCGGCGGCTGCTCCGGTTCGACAGGCCCCAGCTCACTCGATCCACGGACGCAAAAACCTTACGCTATGAGTTTTCCGATCATCACGATTCGAGACATGGTCGACGCCCAGCTGCGGCTGCTGACCGAGCATTTCCGCCTGTCCAAACTCAAAGCCATTGTCGGTGGCTCGATCGGCGGTATGCAGACGCTGGAATGGGGCGTGCGTTATCCGCAGTTCATGGATCACCTGATCGTCATTTCCACGACGCCCAAGCTCTCCTCACAGGCCATCGCTTTTAATAAGATCGGCCGTCACGCGATCACGATCGACCCGAGCTGGAAAAACGGCGATTATTACGGCGCGCCGGAAAAGATCAAAGGACTGGGGCTGGCGCGCATGGTCGCGCACATCACCTATCTGTCCGAGGAAGGCATGCAAAATAAATTTGGCCGCGAACGCGCCAGCCGCAAAAATCTATTCAGCTTTCAGGAAAAATTTCAGGTGGAAAATTATCTTGATCATCAGGGTGAGAAATTTATGCAAAGATTTGACGCCAACTCGTATCTTTATTTGAGCAAAGCGATGGATCTTTTTGACCTGACCCGCGGCTTCCGCAGTCTTGACGCGGCGGTCAAGCGTATTCAAGCCAAGGCGCTTTTTATTTATTTTTCTTCGGACTGGCTTTTTCCCGAATATCAATCTGTGGAGTTGATCGAGTCTTTTCAAAAAAACAAAAAATATATTCTCTCTTACAAAATCGAATCCAAAGCCGGCCACGACGCTTTTTTGCTAGAATACGACAAGCTCAATCCGATCATGCAGTCTTTTCTCGATGTCTAA
- a CDS encoding radical SAM protein — translation MAAVRPEIIHVEKEIAALPYTQAILQKFPGARVEFIDDLRALIRQNKKAVFTKAGQPLVLARQRGRFLEKCPGTQEHICCNYYTLNIAAGCPFDCTYCFLQSYSNNPYYTIYVNLDDMLAELRGKVRGKIRLGTGEFTDSLALEPYTQFVRTYAPQICAVAPEITLELKTKSGWTLSETEAAALEQFRSQIVLAWSVNPQNLIASDESGAAPLAARIQAARSAVQQGYRVALHFDPLIYSPDWQAEYQTVIDLLKQNIPAEKIAWISLGTLRFTPALKPIIEQKFPASTIVYGELFPGRDKKMRYPEPLRIKIYRHLLKQIAASSPRIPVYLCMESPEIWKKVYNQLPAQVENLNELF, via the coding sequence ATGGCAGCTGTGCGTCCGGAAATAATTCACGTCGAAAAAGAAATCGCCGCGCTGCCGTATACCCAGGCGATCTTGCAGAAATTTCCCGGCGCGCGCGTGGAATTTATCGACGATCTGCGCGCGCTGATCCGGCAGAATAAAAAAGCCGTTTTTACTAAAGCCGGCCAGCCGCTGGTTTTGGCCAGACAGCGCGGGCGTTTTTTAGAAAAATGCCCGGGAACCCAAGAACATATTTGCTGTAATTATTACACGCTCAACATCGCCGCCGGCTGTCCTTTTGACTGTACTTATTGTTTTTTGCAAAGCTACAGCAACAATCCTTACTATACTATTTACGTCAATCTGGACGATATGCTGGCGGAGCTCCGCGGCAAAGTCCGGGGCAAGATCCGCCTCGGCACCGGCGAGTTTACCGACAGTCTAGCGCTGGAACCATACACCCAATTTGTCCGTACTTACGCGCCGCAGATCTGCGCCGTCGCGCCGGAGATCACGCTGGAATTAAAAACCAAATCCGGCTGGACACTGAGCGAAACTGAAGCGGCCGCGCTGGAGCAATTTCGCAGCCAGATCGTTTTGGCCTGGTCGGTCAATCCGCAAAATTTAATTGCCAGCGACGAGAGCGGCGCGGCGCCGCTGGCGGCAAGGATACAAGCGGCCAGGAGCGCGGTACAGCAGGGGTATCGGGTGGCCTTACATTTTGATCCGCTAATCTACAGCCCGGACTGGCAAGCCGAATATCAAACCGTAATTGATCTGCTAAAACAAAATATTCCCGCCGAAAAAATCGCCTGGATTTCACTGGGCACGCTGCGTTTCACGCCGGCTCTGAAGCCAATTATCGAACAAAAATTTCCAGCGTCCACAATTGTGTACGGCGAATTATTCCCCGGGCGCGACAAAAAAATGCGTTATCCCGAGCCGCTCCGCATTAAAATTTACCGACACCTGTTAAAGCAAATCGCCGCCAGCTCGCCGCGAATACCGGTATATCTCTGCATGGAATCGCCGGAAATCTGGAAAAAGGTATATAATCAGCTGCCGGCACAGGTGGAAAATCTAAATGAATTATTCTGA